The candidate division WOR-3 bacterium genome contains the following window.
GTCCGAAGCTCTTTGTTCAAATGCGTAGGAGAACAGATTGTCTACTGCCGTGACGACGGGTTTTATGTCGGGTTGGACTTCGATGTCAGTCTGACTCAGGTATTCTTTGTTGAAAATATTTTTGGACTCGAGGGTGCCCGAACGCAGAAGAGTTTCAGCGGCTTTTAAAGCCGAGTGGAAGGAAAAAAATCCCTCAATAATTTTTTCGACGTCGGAAGGCTTGGCCATAACAAAATTCAATTTAATGTGAAGTTGATTTTCGAGGTCGTCTCTGAGCTTCAAAACCGAGGGCTCGCAGAAAGCAACAGTCAGGCTGTCTCCTTCGCGCGATAGAGGCACTATTTTGTTGTGTTTGGAAAATTTCTGAGGAATGGCTCCTGTAACTATTTCCAGGTCGAGTGTGAGGGGGTCGATGTGTATGAAAGGAGCGCCAAGTAATTCGGCTAAATTTTCATAAACTACGTCTTCGGAGATTGCTTTGGTGGAGACGAGCGAGGTAAGAACATCCTGACCCGATATTTTGGAATGTCTTTCCATTTTTTCAAGATATTCCTTCTTTATGATTTTTTTTGACTGGAGAAGTTCGATCAGTTTTTCGGTTATCTGAGTTTCGGTCAGTGATAGAATATCTTCATTCATAACTTGTCTATTTCATCCGCTTCTTCCGGCTGAAGGCGGACAGTTTCCTTTTCCGACGGAAAATTGCCCGATCTGACATCTTCGATATATTTCGAAGCGGCCCCTGATATGGTTTCGCCTATTTCCGCGTATTTTCTAGCGAATCTCGGAATGTTTTCCGGCGTCAGACCGAGCAGGTCGTTTGTGACAAGAATCTGTCCGTCGCAGGCGCCGCCGCTGCCGATTCCGATAGTCGGGATAGTGAGAGACGAAGTGATTTTTTCAGCTAACTCGAAAGGGATAAATTCAAGAACCAAACTGAAAACACCTAAATCTTCAAGCATTTTAGCGTCGTCAACTATCATTGCCGCGTCATTGAAAGTCCTGCCTTGAACCTTGTATCCTCCAAAGCGCGACACGGATTGCGGAGTGAGTCCGAGGTGACCCTGAACTGCCATTCCGGCAGCCAAGACAGCTTCTATCTTGTCTTTTACAACGGAGCCTCCTTCGATCTTGACGGCGTCAGCTCCGCCTTCGGCTATCAGTTTCCCGGCGTTTTTAACGGCTTTTTCCATGGAAAGCTGATACGAAAGAAACGGCATGTCTGCTACTATGAAAGTTTCCCGGGCGCCTTTTCTTACCGCTTTGCAAAAGCGAAGGATGTCGTTCACTTTGACGCAAAGAGTGTTTTCAGAGCCGTATACGACCATGCCGGCCGAATCTCCGACGAGTATGAAATCAACGCAGGATTTCTGAAGCCAGTTAGCCGTGCAGTAGTCATAAGCTGTGAGCGCGCAAATCTTTTTTTTTTCCAATTTGCGCTTTTTGAAATCGTGGAGCTTGAATTTGCCTTTCAAAACGTCTTTGCGAGCGCGAAAATAGGTTTCAGTCTTTCATTGGTTGCTCTGAGTCTTTCGGCCAGAGTCCTGACCAGGACCCAAAGAATGTTAATGCCCGCGCCGGGGTATTCCTGCATGAATTCTATGAGTTTTTCTCTTTTAAAACCTATGGTTTCTGTTTCTTCTTCAGCAGTGACCGTGGCGGACCTTTTTGACGCTTCGACCAGAGCCATTTCTCCGATAATCTCTCCCGGTCCGTATATCGCGAGAGCTTCTTCGCCGACTCCCGGGACTATCGTGGAGATTCTGACTTTACCTTTGATAATTACATACATGGAGTCGCCTTTTTCGCCTTCGTTGAAAATCGTCTCACCCTGAGAGAATATTTTCAACTTTGCTCTTTTCAGGAGTTCGATTATCTCTTCGCGGTTCAATCCTCTGAACAGGGCGACTTTTCTGAGCAAATCAATTTTTTTTTCTTCATCCATGAGATTGCCCTCGTTTTTTCTGCAAAATTACAATTCAGCTCTGCAGACGA
Protein-coding sequences here:
- the panB gene encoding 3-methyl-2-oxobutanoate hydroxymethyltransferase: MKGKFKLHDFKKRKLEKKKICALTAYDYCTANWLQKSCVDFILVGDSAGMVVYGSENTLCVKVNDILRFCKAVRKGARETFIVADMPFLSYQLSMEKAVKNAGKLIAEGGADAVKIEGGSVVKDKIEAVLAAGMAVQGHLGLTPQSVSRFGGYKVQGRTFNDAAMIVDDAKMLEDLGVFSLVLEFIPFELAEKITSSLTIPTIGIGSGGACDGQILVTNDLLGLTPENIPRFARKYAEIGETISGAASKYIEDVRSGNFPSEKETVRLQPEEADEIDKL
- a CDS encoding cyclic nucleotide-binding domain-containing protein, encoding MDEEKKIDLLRKVALFRGLNREEIIELLKRAKLKIFSQGETIFNEGEKGDSMYVIIKGKVRISTIVPGVGEEALAIYGPGEIIGEMALVEASKRSATVTAEEETETIGFKREKLIEFMQEYPGAGINILWVLVRTLAERLRATNERLKPIFALAKTF